A single Alcanivorax borkumensis SK2 DNA region contains:
- a CDS encoding bifunctional glycoside hydrolase 114/ polysaccharide deacetylase family protein has translation MPIRYVIFFLCWCVAATASAVESKADAKTAAFYYGPDIPWASLAVFDFPVVEPNQADTVPQAYQGEHFYAYVSLGEVLAQRHYFSGLDKAWLLGKNPDWGSFILDQSSPALRSYFIDAVIEPLWQKGYRGFFLDTLDSYQLVAEDDAARERQQKGLAALINAIAERHPEAGFIFNRGFELMPLIEARVDAVAAESLYQRWLPSKDQFAVVPESDRQWLLDQFEQVRERYGVSTIAIDYAPPRDRDQARKIASDIARHNVIPWVTNPALDMLGVGELEVIPRQVLMVTGGSKESTWELSMAVLYGLMPLQFQGLVPDVRVIDTPMPAGTLAGRYAGIVVWLEDPQARSDEFEDWLALQKDNGVPILMLGFPAIDPKGSHAEDFGFISRGTPTSPPSIHYQHPDMGFEIPLPGLLDVSSPLDSKEANPWLELRSDNQTLIPVATTPWGGYAFQPFPIRSMMPGIKEGMNRWMINPLTFTREALKLPAMPIPDVTTENGRRLLFAHMDGDGFPSLAEVEGYRNEADALVLLDEILKKFDIPTTISVIEGEVSSEGLYPKMAPELQRIARAMFALPHVEAATHTYSHPFFWYDAQENPGELYGPEGQLRLPIPDYRMDPVREVVGSANYIERELLPPGKKTRMVLWSGDTIPTPEALKAAREGGLLNMNGSNTTITESAPTWTLVKGIGVPKGDEFQVYAPNQNENIYTNEWTGPFYGFERVIETFKLTETPHRFKPVDIYYHTYIASKNASLESLRRVYQWASEQPYFPLFASQYVRKVLDFNDMVIARRGDEWLIQGSGELRTLRLPDELSFPAISGSDGVAGFREDKPGRYVHLSGGRARWQGRVASDDAMPYLQQANGRLTAFSRNGKRLQFSLSAMAPLAFTLANVEGCTLRHQGNIIKPIGRHGRFNRYRSAARELNELRLQCPH, from the coding sequence GTGCCCATTCGTTACGTCATTTTTTTCTTGTGTTGGTGTGTTGCGGCTACTGCCTCGGCAGTAGAGAGTAAGGCTGACGCCAAAACAGCGGCCTTTTATTATGGCCCCGATATTCCATGGGCTTCGCTGGCCGTGTTTGATTTTCCCGTGGTGGAGCCAAATCAGGCTGACACTGTGCCCCAGGCCTACCAGGGTGAACATTTCTATGCCTATGTGAGCTTGGGTGAAGTGCTGGCCCAACGTCATTATTTCTCTGGTTTGGACAAGGCCTGGTTGTTGGGGAAAAACCCGGACTGGGGGTCGTTTATTCTTGACCAGTCTTCCCCGGCGCTACGCAGCTACTTTATTGATGCCGTGATTGAGCCTCTATGGCAAAAGGGCTATCGCGGTTTTTTCCTTGATACCCTGGATAGCTATCAACTGGTCGCGGAAGACGACGCCGCCCGTGAACGTCAACAAAAAGGGTTGGCCGCGCTGATAAACGCTATTGCCGAGCGCCATCCCGAAGCCGGGTTTATTTTCAATCGCGGTTTTGAGCTGATGCCATTGATTGAGGCCCGCGTGGATGCGGTGGCGGCAGAGTCCCTCTACCAGCGTTGGTTGCCAAGCAAAGATCAATTTGCGGTGGTTCCGGAGTCGGACCGGCAATGGCTGCTGGATCAGTTTGAGCAAGTCCGTGAGCGCTATGGTGTTAGCACTATTGCCATTGATTATGCCCCCCCCAGGGACCGTGACCAGGCACGTAAAATCGCTAGCGACATTGCCCGCCATAATGTGATTCCTTGGGTGACTAACCCGGCGCTGGATATGTTGGGCGTGGGAGAGCTGGAGGTCATCCCTCGCCAGGTATTGATGGTCACCGGTGGTAGTAAAGAAAGCACTTGGGAATTATCCATGGCGGTGCTCTATGGGTTAATGCCACTACAGTTTCAAGGGCTGGTACCCGATGTGCGGGTAATAGATACACCGATGCCCGCGGGAACGTTGGCGGGCCGTTATGCCGGTATTGTGGTTTGGCTAGAAGACCCGCAAGCCCGCAGCGATGAATTTGAAGACTGGTTGGCTCTACAGAAAGACAACGGCGTTCCCATTCTCATGTTGGGTTTCCCTGCAATTGACCCGAAAGGTTCCCATGCAGAGGACTTTGGATTTATCTCACGGGGCACGCCGACCAGCCCGCCCAGTATTCACTATCAGCACCCGGACATGGGGTTCGAAATTCCGCTACCGGGATTACTGGATGTATCTTCCCCGCTGGACAGTAAAGAGGCCAATCCTTGGCTTGAATTGCGTAGCGACAACCAGACACTGATTCCGGTGGCCACCACCCCGTGGGGCGGCTATGCCTTTCAGCCCTTCCCCATTCGCTCCATGATGCCCGGTATTAAAGAAGGCATGAACCGCTGGATGATCAACCCGCTCACCTTTACCCGTGAAGCGCTGAAGTTGCCGGCCATGCCGATTCCGGATGTAACAACAGAAAATGGACGTCGCTTACTATTTGCGCATATGGATGGCGATGGCTTCCCCAGCTTGGCGGAAGTGGAGGGCTATCGCAATGAAGCCGACGCCTTGGTTTTATTAGATGAGATTCTTAAGAAATTCGATATTCCAACCACCATTTCGGTGATTGAAGGGGAGGTGTCCAGCGAGGGCCTGTACCCGAAAATGGCGCCGGAATTGCAACGCATTGCCCGCGCCATGTTTGCGCTTCCCCATGTGGAAGCGGCAACCCATACCTATTCACATCCCTTCTTCTGGTACGATGCTCAGGAAAATCCCGGTGAACTCTACGGGCCGGAAGGGCAGCTGAGATTGCCGATTCCTGATTACCGTATGGACCCGGTGCGTGAGGTGGTAGGTTCGGCAAACTATATTGAGCGCGAGCTGTTACCTCCGGGTAAGAAAACACGCATGGTGTTGTGGAGCGGAGATACCATCCCCACTCCGGAAGCGCTAAAAGCGGCCCGTGAAGGTGGCTTGCTGAACATGAATGGCAGCAATACCACCATTACTGAAAGTGCACCGACCTGGACCCTAGTCAAAGGTATTGGTGTGCCCAAAGGCGATGAGTTTCAGGTGTATGCACCTAACCAGAATGAAAATATTTACACCAATGAATGGACCGGTCCTTTTTACGGGTTTGAAAGGGTCATCGAAACCTTCAAGCTGACCGAGACTCCGCATCGTTTTAAGCCGGTGGATATCTACTACCACACCTATATTGCTAGTAAGAATGCGTCGCTGGAATCATTGCGCCGGGTATATCAGTGGGCCAGTGAGCAACCGTATTTTCCGCTCTTTGCATCGCAATACGTGCGTAAAGTGCTCGATTTCAACGATATGGTCATTGCCCGTCGTGGTGATGAATGGCTAATTCAGGGCAGCGGTGAGTTGCGTACTTTGCGCTTACCGGATGAGCTGAGCTTTCCGGCAATATCCGGGAGCGATGGGGTAGCTGGATTCCGGGAGGATAAACCGGGCCGTTATGTTCACCTCAGTGGTGGCCGCGCCCGTTGGCAGGGGCGGGTAGCATCGGATGATGCCATGCCCTATCTACAGCAGGCGAACGGGCGGCTGACGGCGTTCTCTCGGAATGGGAAAAGACTGCAATTCTCCCTGAGCGCCATGGCTCCACTGGCGTTCACCTTGGCCAACGTCGAAGGCTGCACCCTGCGTCACCAAGGTAACATTATTAAACCGATTGGCCGTCACGGTCGATTTAATCGCTACAGGAGTGCGGCACGTGAGCTCAACGAGCTACGGTTACAATGTCCGCACTGA
- a CDS encoding tetratricopeptide repeat protein: protein MKFRLLLMVVLASVLAGAWTAHAADPEPYVERYYDRSYRVFMASGNLPRARQVIENALYWRSDDERWWRRLAEVSRWLGDPETALKAWRQVAELSNDPQAWKHVLELAPLTYNNRLALRAHKALLSVSPYDAGIIATIGRQYELLGQPEAGLRFFEQWRRSYPSKAVLREMQRLALNQGEDLLAAGYSREYMDRFGPEPLMAEQAADLYWLNGQREKALLDLNRDANQLPYIPALSRRIAVMAGELGEWDLALSRYQELVDNEDDQIDDLYNYITLSRYYQPERLALLMGRAWRKNGDPQLALGALYQLQSRGDDAAIDAFLKGLSAEQRQRLEQTPEFLRFYANLQLHRGDADAAQRWLNKALVLNSEDRETRISWMWLLIATGQDTALQQALVNWEDSARSDRRYWNVLAASQMALGNAEQSLRYEIELLKTARDNWERQWYYSQALIASGRNGQAWPVMRRLKEQLPFTVEPQQQATYRDMKLTLSLLFDDGDTTLKLAQAQIDGMEDVPAAHAEWLAQWAIGQSEPGLAQSWYLRKKIAQQGPLKAGSALAYALVQGDLDSVARTREQYLGQLSLSEQLEAHVRLDEPRQAANTFMAIQAGAPELAGSNNLQESLLLPTALSSQFHLEQRRLGALDIQDLQFVQYHPISDFTQLSVEARQRNFSSNDDELLQISDDEQRLSVALAYQRERFRSRLKLGQRNLLNNSETMADLELGANWTQYWSGSLNYQWRTPADESSLLILGASRTGSQWLLNWRPSSTWQSSVDWANYDYHDLNESDLGSGSIINAQSTWRPWLSRFSPGVRVRHTRADFTAGGDSMAQVRALLPPGAQTLPLPQDYHESEIVLLLGQPDVHIRAHRLQGWGEIGYSENSLSGAGFTGRFGVEGPLIGRDEWKIYAEQQLNSGGSDEDSYRFGLQYRIYY from the coding sequence ATGAAGTTCCGTCTGTTGCTTATGGTTGTTCTTGCTTCGGTATTGGCCGGCGCATGGACAGCCCATGCGGCGGATCCAGAACCCTATGTGGAACGCTATTACGATCGCAGCTATCGGGTGTTTATGGCGTCGGGAAATTTACCCCGTGCCCGGCAAGTGATTGAAAATGCGCTCTACTGGCGTTCCGACGATGAGCGCTGGTGGCGTCGTTTGGCTGAAGTATCCCGTTGGTTGGGCGACCCGGAAACCGCATTGAAGGCCTGGCGTCAGGTGGCGGAGTTGAGTAATGACCCGCAGGCGTGGAAGCACGTACTGGAGTTAGCGCCACTGACCTATAACAACCGCCTTGCCCTGCGGGCTCACAAGGCGCTATTGAGCGTGTCCCCTTACGATGCGGGCATCATTGCCACCATCGGTCGGCAATACGAGTTGTTGGGTCAGCCTGAGGCAGGGCTGCGCTTCTTCGAACAGTGGCGTCGTAGTTATCCCAGCAAAGCGGTGCTAAGAGAAATGCAACGCTTGGCTCTGAACCAGGGAGAAGATTTGCTGGCGGCAGGTTATTCCCGGGAATACATGGATCGTTTTGGTCCTGAGCCGTTGATGGCAGAACAGGCCGCAGATCTGTACTGGCTAAATGGTCAACGCGAAAAAGCGCTGTTAGACCTAAATCGTGATGCTAACCAGTTGCCTTATATACCCGCATTGTCCCGTCGTATTGCGGTGATGGCCGGGGAGTTGGGGGAGTGGGATCTGGCACTGTCCCGTTACCAGGAGCTGGTGGACAATGAAGACGATCAGATAGACGACCTGTATAACTATATAACGCTGTCCCGTTATTACCAGCCGGAGCGGCTAGCATTGCTGATGGGCCGGGCCTGGCGCAAGAACGGTGACCCGCAATTGGCACTTGGCGCATTGTACCAGCTGCAGTCTCGCGGCGATGATGCCGCCATTGATGCCTTTCTTAAGGGGCTGAGCGCGGAACAACGACAACGGCTTGAACAAACCCCGGAATTTTTGCGCTTCTATGCCAACCTGCAATTGCATCGCGGGGATGCAGACGCGGCGCAGCGGTGGCTTAATAAAGCCTTGGTTTTAAATTCCGAGGACAGAGAAACCCGCATTAGCTGGATGTGGCTGCTCATCGCCACAGGCCAAGATACCGCGCTGCAACAGGCTCTGGTGAATTGGGAAGACTCGGCTCGCAGTGACCGCCGCTATTGGAACGTGCTGGCAGCTTCACAAATGGCCTTGGGTAATGCGGAGCAGTCCCTGCGCTATGAAATTGAACTACTGAAAACTGCCCGCGATAACTGGGAGAGGCAGTGGTATTACTCCCAGGCGTTGATTGCTTCTGGGCGAAACGGGCAAGCTTGGCCGGTAATGCGTCGCCTAAAAGAGCAGCTTCCGTTTACGGTCGAACCGCAGCAACAGGCCACCTATAGGGACATGAAGTTGACCCTAAGCCTGTTATTTGATGATGGCGACACCACCCTCAAACTGGCCCAAGCGCAAATAGACGGCATGGAAGACGTGCCCGCCGCTCATGCTGAATGGCTAGCGCAGTGGGCCATTGGTCAGTCGGAACCTGGCTTGGCTCAGAGCTGGTATTTACGTAAAAAAATAGCACAGCAGGGCCCGCTTAAGGCTGGATCAGCGCTGGCCTATGCCTTGGTGCAGGGTGATCTGGATTCGGTAGCCAGAACGCGTGAGCAGTACTTGGGCCAGCTTAGCCTGTCCGAACAGCTGGAAGCCCACGTGCGGTTGGATGAACCGCGCCAGGCCGCTAATACTTTCATGGCCATTCAGGCCGGAGCGCCAGAGTTGGCAGGCAGTAATAATCTGCAGGAAAGCCTGCTGTTGCCTACGGCGCTTTCCTCCCAGTTTCATCTTGAGCAGCGCCGTTTGGGTGCGCTGGATATTCAGGACCTGCAGTTTGTTCAGTACCACCCGATCAGTGACTTCACGCAGTTGTCGGTGGAGGCTCGTCAGCGCAATTTCAGTAGTAATGACGATGAATTATTGCAGATCAGTGATGATGAGCAGCGCCTCTCGGTGGCGTTAGCCTACCAGCGCGAACGGTTCCGCAGTCGCCTGAAATTGGGCCAGCGCAATCTGTTGAACAATAGTGAAACCATGGCGGACTTGGAGCTGGGGGCGAACTGGACGCAGTATTGGTCCGGTAGCCTGAATTACCAATGGCGAACGCCGGCGGATGAATCGTCCCTGTTGATTCTCGGTGCGTCACGCACGGGTAGCCAGTGGTTGTTGAATTGGAGGCCATCATCCACCTGGCAAAGCAGTGTGGATTGGGCCAACTATGACTACCATGATCTCAATGAGAGCGATCTGGGCAGTGGCAGTATCATCAATGCTCAAAGCACCTGGCGCCCCTGGTTATCACGCTTTTCCCCCGGCGTACGGGTGAGGCACACCCGTGCGGACTTCACCGCTGGCGGCGACAGCATGGCGCAAGTGCGTGCGCTGCTACCCCCGGGGGCCCAGACGTTGCCGCTACCGCAAGACTATCACGAGTCGGAAATAGTACTGTTGTTGGGCCAGCCTGATGTCCATATTCGTGCGCACCGATTACAGGGTTGGGGAGAAATTGGCTACAGCGAGAACAGTTTGTCTGGGGCGGGTTTTACCGGCCGCTTCGGGGTCGAAGGCCCTTTGATCGGGCGTGATGAATGGAAGATTTACGCGGAGCAACAGCTCAATAGCGGTGGCAGTGATGAAGACAGCTACCGCTTTGGGCTGCAATATAGAATTTATTATTAG
- a CDS encoding PelD GGDEF domain-containing protein, whose translation MLEHLSNGRLAGLFMPQPRVLWSMCEAIILTALAVGLGLWLRYDDPLTLIGTFRWVLLVPILLALRYGSLLGVFGMLCLVSSWFILRFFGFYPSLPFPESTMLGGFVIILICGEFADMWRVKLMRADSASSYALERLQNLTQRYVLLRLSHDRLEENLLVKPYTVRDALARLRELTLDESDSIRLPAADDLVHLLAEYCQLQRCALYRVVNGRIDDEPAALLGENGPLDRDNELLQHALDHRLLAHVQQQGHDSNYHGQYLVAAPIINSGGDLIGMMVIERLPFLSINYENLQLLSVLLNFYADIVHAGDEVDEMLDRWPTMPFRIASELAALVRLREGGRVDTSLTLFVADESEQAGLILDALARGLRSLDLAWWISDRVLMIMMPMTGESSLEGYVLRTEKWLQEEYVFMSLRQAGIQFFYRHLDQRDPEVQIARLLEAAGV comes from the coding sequence ATGTTGGAGCACCTCAGCAACGGTAGGCTGGCGGGGCTGTTTATGCCGCAGCCGAGAGTGCTCTGGTCGATGTGCGAAGCGATCATTCTGACCGCCCTGGCGGTTGGTTTGGGCCTCTGGTTACGTTATGACGATCCGTTGACGCTTATCGGAACTTTCCGTTGGGTGCTGCTAGTGCCTATCCTGTTGGCGCTTCGTTACGGCAGCCTGCTCGGTGTGTTTGGCATGCTGTGCTTGGTCAGTAGCTGGTTTATTCTCAGGTTTTTCGGCTTTTACCCCAGTTTGCCCTTTCCTGAATCCACCATGCTCGGTGGCTTCGTTATTATTCTGATCTGCGGCGAGTTTGCCGATATGTGGCGGGTCAAACTGATGCGCGCCGACAGTGCTTCCAGTTATGCGTTGGAGCGCCTGCAGAATCTTACGCAGCGCTATGTGTTGTTGCGTTTGTCCCATGACCGCCTGGAAGAGAATCTACTCGTTAAACCCTACACCGTGCGCGATGCGCTGGCGCGGTTGCGCGAGCTGACCTTAGATGAAAGTGACAGCATTCGGCTGCCTGCAGCGGATGATCTGGTGCATCTTCTGGCAGAGTATTGCCAGCTACAGCGTTGTGCCTTGTACCGCGTTGTTAATGGCCGGATTGATGACGAGCCGGCGGCCCTGTTGGGAGAAAATGGCCCCCTGGACCGAGATAACGAACTCCTTCAGCACGCGCTAGATCATCGGCTATTGGCCCACGTTCAGCAGCAAGGCCACGACAGCAATTACCATGGCCAATATTTGGTGGCTGCGCCTATCATCAACAGCGGTGGAGACCTCATCGGGATGATGGTGATTGAGCGCCTGCCATTCCTCTCGATCAACTATGAAAATCTGCAGTTGCTGTCTGTGCTGCTGAACTTTTATGCGGATATCGTGCACGCCGGCGATGAAGTGGATGAGATGTTGGATCGCTGGCCGACCATGCCCTTCCGTATTGCCAGCGAGCTGGCTGCCTTGGTGCGTTTGCGTGAAGGTGGCCGAGTAGATACTTCCCTGACCCTATTTGTGGCCGATGAAAGCGAGCAGGCCGGGCTAATTCTGGATGCTCTGGCGCGTGGCCTGCGTAGCCTCGACTTGGCATGGTGGATCAGCGATAGGGTACTGATGATCATGATGCCTATGACCGGGGAATCCAGTCTGGAGGGCTATGTTCTGCGTACGGAAAAATGGCTGCAAGAGGAGTACGTCTTCATGAGCCTACGCCAGGCGGGCATACAGTTCTTTTACCGGCACCTGGACCAGCGAGACCCCGAGGTGCAGATCGCCAGGTTGCTGGAGGCAGCCGGTGTCTAG
- the pelF gene encoding GT4 family glycosyltransferase PelF: MSLPRADSADICLLLEGTFPYVSGGVSSWVNQIIRGFPEYTFACCFVGSRPEDYGEMKYELPDNVVHLEVHYLHNFQRGAQKRSLKGNRKAYADLRRFHDMVKEGVQTRERSQLFSRIVTHLGEGEDYSEESFLHSRASWDYIAEAYRNFSRDPSFVDYFWTIRIMHSPIWVLNDIADNLIPAKMYHTISTGYAGFLGAMLKRRTNKPLLLSEHGIYTKERKIDLFQSEWISDNRGLVEKNNSEMAYFREKWVNFFTELGRECYQASDRIVALYERNRERQMEDGAPPDRTLNIPNGIDLPRMQKVRAARGEAIPPVACLIGRVVPIKDVKTFLRAMRTLVNVIPEAEGWIAGPEDEDKDYAKECRGLVASLGLEKNVKFLGFQKIDELLPKVGVIVLSSISEALPLVLLEGFAAGVPAVSTDVGSCRQLIEGLDEDDRAYGKAGEVVGIADPEALGNAVAQLLKDKDAWFQAQQAGIRRVENLYTQEMMFGAYRDLYRSLLDDSGIAASASNKEGRH, translated from the coding sequence ATGAGCCTGCCACGGGCGGATAGCGCCGATATTTGTCTATTACTGGAAGGCACCTTCCCCTACGTGAGTGGTGGTGTGTCCAGCTGGGTAAACCAGATTATTCGTGGTTTTCCCGAGTACACCTTTGCCTGTTGTTTTGTAGGCAGCCGCCCGGAAGACTACGGCGAGATGAAATACGAACTGCCCGACAACGTGGTGCACCTTGAAGTGCACTACCTGCACAATTTTCAGCGGGGGGCGCAAAAACGCTCCCTCAAGGGTAATCGCAAAGCTTATGCCGATTTGCGGCGTTTTCACGACATGGTGAAAGAGGGCGTCCAGACCCGCGAACGCAGCCAATTGTTCAGCCGCATTGTGACTCATCTGGGCGAAGGCGAGGATTATTCCGAAGAGTCGTTCCTGCACAGCCGGGCCAGCTGGGATTATATCGCCGAAGCGTACCGGAACTTTAGCCGTGACCCGTCATTTGTGGATTACTTCTGGACCATCCGTATTATGCACTCGCCCATCTGGGTGCTGAACGACATTGCCGATAATTTAATTCCGGCGAAAATGTACCACACCATTTCGACCGGTTATGCCGGCTTTCTAGGGGCCATGCTAAAGCGCCGCACCAACAAGCCTTTATTGTTGTCCGAGCACGGTATTTACACCAAAGAGCGCAAAATCGATCTATTCCAGAGTGAATGGATCAGCGATAACCGTGGCTTGGTGGAAAAGAATAACTCGGAGATGGCCTATTTTCGGGAGAAATGGGTGAATTTCTTCACCGAGTTAGGGCGTGAGTGTTATCAGGCATCAGACCGGATCGTGGCTCTTTATGAACGAAACCGGGAACGGCAGATGGAAGATGGCGCCCCCCCGGACCGCACACTGAATATCCCTAATGGCATCGACTTGCCACGTATGCAGAAAGTGCGCGCCGCCCGTGGTGAAGCCATTCCCCCGGTGGCTTGCCTGATTGGCCGTGTGGTTCCCATTAAAGATGTGAAAACCTTCCTGCGCGCCATGCGCACCTTGGTCAATGTGATTCCCGAAGCGGAAGGCTGGATTGCCGGGCCGGAAGATGAAGATAAAGATTACGCCAAGGAATGCCGTGGCTTGGTGGCCAGCCTGGGGCTGGAAAAAAATGTGAAGTTTTTGGGCTTTCAGAAAATTGATGAATTGCTCCCTAAGGTGGGGGTGATCGTGCTCAGTTCCATCAGTGAGGCATTACCTTTGGTGCTGCTGGAAGGGTTTGCTGCCGGCGTGCCGGCGGTATCCACGGATGTGGGGTCTTGCCGCCAGTTGATCGAAGGCCTTGATGAAGATGATCGTGCCTACGGTAAAGCTGGCGAGGTGGTGGGCATTGCCGACCCAGAAGCGCTGGGTAACGCCGTGGCTCAGTTATTGAAAGACAAAGACGCGTGGTTTCAAGCACAGCAGGCGGGTATTCGTCGGGTTGAAAACCTGTATACCCAGGAAATGATGTTTGGCGCTTATCGGGATTTATACCGTTCTTTGCTTGATGATTCAGGCATTGCGGCCTCGGCCAGTAATAAGGAGGGCCGCCACTAA
- the pelG gene encoding exopolysaccharide Pel transporter PelG: MAGIGFELRRLLRKDTLLGLIRAYAYAGVISSGPWVLSIIGILIIGIFSLGIVIPNAAVTQFQVTVTYLIAVSLTLTGIVQLAFTRFCADRSFEKREDLILPNFGGVTLLVTIFAGLLSLPVAMFLFPEQSILFRVLLIACFVVLCNIWIATVFLSGMKQYKAILLLYALGYGITVVAALLLLFLGLEGLLLGFLLGQVTLLAGMLVLIVRGYPAESVVSFAMFSKKYLYPSLMLVGFFYNAGVWADKAMFWFYDGTGSDVIGPLRASLIYDIPVFLSYLSLIPGMAVFLVRMETDFVEYYSNFYDAVREGGSLSYIEDMRNRMVFVIRQGIFQILKIQAISALVIMVAGAQIFHALGISELYLPLLKVQLIATALQVVFLAIINVFCYLDQRRMLVLLTGLFFVLNVIFTGISLYLGPQFFGFGFLLALAVCVLLGLWLVSRKMAELEYSTFMLN; encoded by the coding sequence ATGGCAGGCATCGGTTTTGAGCTGCGCCGTCTGTTGCGTAAGGACACCTTGCTCGGGCTCATTCGTGCCTACGCCTATGCCGGAGTGATCAGCTCAGGTCCCTGGGTGTTATCGATCATCGGTATCCTGATTATCGGTATTTTCAGCCTGGGGATCGTGATACCCAATGCGGCGGTGACGCAATTTCAGGTCACGGTCACCTATTTGATTGCGGTCAGTTTGACCCTCACCGGTATTGTCCAGCTGGCGTTTACTCGTTTCTGTGCCGACCGCTCGTTTGAAAAGCGCGAAGACCTGATTCTGCCTAATTTTGGCGGCGTTACCTTGCTGGTCACGATCTTTGCTGGGCTACTGTCGTTACCGGTGGCCATGTTCCTGTTTCCGGAGCAAAGCATTCTTTTCCGAGTGTTGTTGATCGCCTGTTTTGTAGTGTTGTGCAATATCTGGATCGCCACGGTATTCCTGTCTGGCATGAAGCAGTACAAGGCTATTCTTCTGCTGTACGCACTCGGGTACGGGATTACGGTTGTAGCGGCGCTATTGCTGCTGTTTCTGGGGCTGGAAGGGTTGTTGTTGGGCTTTCTGCTTGGGCAAGTCACCTTATTGGCAGGCATGCTGGTGCTGATCGTGCGGGGCTACCCTGCCGAGAGCGTGGTGTCGTTCGCCATGTTCAGTAAAAAATACCTGTACCCCTCCTTGATGCTGGTCGGCTTTTTCTACAACGCCGGTGTGTGGGCCGACAAGGCCATGTTCTGGTTCTACGATGGCACCGGAAGCGATGTGATCGGGCCGCTTCGGGCTTCGTTAATCTACGATATCCCGGTATTCCTGTCGTATCTGTCGCTTATTCCTGGCATGGCAGTGTTTCTGGTGCGCATGGAAACGGACTTTGTGGAGTATTACTCCAACTTCTACGATGCAGTTCGTGAAGGCGGCTCGCTGTCTTATATTGAAGATATGCGCAATCGAATGGTCTTTGTGATTCGCCAGGGGATCTTCCAGATTCTCAAGATTCAGGCTATCTCGGCGCTGGTAATTATGGTTGCCGGTGCGCAGATCTTTCATGCGCTGGGCATTTCGGAATTGTACCTACCGTTGCTCAAAGTGCAGTTGATTGCTACCGCACTACAGGTGGTATTCCTCGCCATCATCAACGTGTTCTGCTACCTGGATCAGCGCCGCATGCTGGTGCTGCTGACCGGGTTGTTCTTCGTGCTTAATGTGATTTTTACTGGAATTAGCCTGTACCTAGGCCCTCAGTTTTTCGGTTTTGGTTTCTTGCTGGCCTTGGCTGTCTGTGTGTTGCTTGGCTTGTGGTTGGTCAGCCGCAAAATGGCAGAGCTGGAATATTCCACCTTCATGCTTAATTGA